In bacterium, the DNA window TCCCTCGTGCCCCAGGACGGCTCTTTCCTCGCCCTGGACCCGGCCGGCGACCGGCCCGACGCCGTGGTGGTGAGCACCGCCGTCGAGGACCGCGTGCCCGACGTGCGCGCCGCCCGCGAGGCCGGCGTGCCGATCCTGCACCGCTCGGAGCTGCTGGCCCGCCACGTGGCCTCCCACCGCACCATCGCCGTCAGCGGCACCAGCGGCAAGTCGACGGTCACGGCCATGGTGTTCACCATCCTGCGCGAGGCGGGCCTCGGGCCCGGGTTGCTGACCGGCGCGGGCCTGGCCGACCTGGTCGCGGCCGGCCATCTGGGCAACGCCTGGGCGCCCGCGCCCGCGGCCGACGGCCCGCCGTGGCTCGTCATCGAGGCCGACGAGAGCGACGGCAGCCTCGTCCGCTACCGACCCTGGGCCGGCGTGGTGCTGAACCTCGGCCTCGACCACAAGCCGCCCGCCGAGATCATGGCCATGTTCATGACGTTCCGGGAGAACGTGCAGGGGCCGCTCATCGTGGCCGATCGGCCCGAGCTGGCGGACCTGCGCGGGGGCGCCCTCGTGTACGGGCTCGGCGACGGTCCCGGCCTGCGCGCCCGCGACGTCGTGCTCGAGCGGGACGGTGCGCGATTCACGATCGAGGACACCGCCTTCGGCCTGCCGGTGCCCGGGGCCTACAACGTGGAGAACGCCCTGGCGGCCGTGGCCGCGGCCCGGGCCGCCGGCGTGCCGCTGGACGCAGCCGCCCGGGCCCTGGCCGGCTTCGGCGGGGTGGCGCGGCGCTTCCAGACCGTGGGCGTGGCCGGCGGCGTCGAGGTCATCGACGACTTCGCCCACAATCCCGACAAGATCGCCGCCGCCCTGGGCGCGGCCCAGGACCTCGACCTCGCGGCCGTGCGCGTGGTCGACGAGCCGGACGTGGCGGCGGCGGGGGCGCGGGCCGTGGCGATGGTGCGCGGCGGCGAGGCCGACGTGCTCATGAAGGGGTTGATCGCCACCTCGGACTACATGAAGCTCATCCTGGACAAGGAGCGCGGCCTGCTGCCGCCGGGGAACGTGCTCTCCCACGTGAGCGTCTTCGAGCTGCCGGCCTACGTCGCGGCCTGCGGCAAGCTGCTCTTCGCCGGCGACGTGGCCATCATCCCGGCGCCGGACCGCGAGGCCAAGCGCCAGATCCTCGGCTACTGCCTCGACGCGGCGCGCAGCTTCGGCGTGGAGGCGCCCCGGGCCGCGCTCATCGCGGCCACCGAGAAGGTGAGCCCGCGCATGCCCGCCACCACCGACGCGGCGGAGATCGCGGCGGCCGGCGGCTTCGGCGACGCCATCGTCGAGGGCCCCCTGGCCCTGGACGTGGCCCTGTCGGCCGAGGCCTGCCGCATCAAGGGTCTCGACTCGCGCGTGGGGGGCGAGGCCGACGTGCTCGTGTTCCCGAACATCGAGACGGGCAACGTCTTCTACAAGGCGAGCACGCTGCTGGCGGGGGCGCGGCTGGCGGCGGCCGTGGTGGGCACCTCGGCGCCCTGCGTGCTGACCAGCCGGGCCGACAGCGAGGAGTCGAAGTTCCTGAGCATCGCACTGGGGTGCCGCCTGGTGAAGTAGGCCGGCGGGGGTGTCTCCGCCACCGCCGGGACGACCGTCTGCCGGAAGGGTCCGCGAGTCGCAGATTCCGGGGATCGCCTGGTCCGCACGATGGGATGAGTTGCGGCGAGGCGGCTTCCGGATCACGTTGGTGCACTGGACGACGTGACCGGAACCCCGGACGAGGACCGTTTTCGATGAGACTTCCCGCTCCCGCACCCGACACCCCGACCCTGGACCAGCTGCGCACCGCGTTCGGCCACGCCGGCCCGGACACCCCGGGGCGCTGGGGCAGCATGACCTGCACCCAGATGGTCCGGCACTGCCGGAAGTTCATCGATCTGTACCTGGGGCGCGTCGCCGTCCCCCTGCCCATGCGCCTGCTGGCCCGCCTGCTGGGCCCCCTGTTCCTGCGCCGGGCGCTGGCCAAGTCGCCGACCGCCACGCCCCGGAACCTGAAGACCCTGCCGGGAATCCGGTCCGGCGCAACCCCCGCCGGGGAATTCGAGGCCGAGCGCACGAAACTGCTGGCCGCTTTCGACGAGGTGGCGGCCCTGTCGGGAACCCATGACCACCCGCTCTACGGCCGGATGGACGCCGGGGATGTCGTCAACCTCATCCGGCACCACACCGCGCACCACGCCAACCAGTTCGGTCTGCTGGGCGGTTCGTGAATCCGGGGAACAAGGGCCAGGAAGTCCCCTGGCTGTCTGTAACACCCTGCAACATAAGATTTTGAAAATCTTTTCAATTTGATTTTATGTGTTCGATTGGACATGGTTGACGGGTGGAATCGAACCCCAGCCGGAGGACCGTCATGCCCAACACGACCGAAAACCTCAAGGAAGCCTTCGCCGGCGAGAGCCAGGCGTTCCAGAAGTACACGTCCTTCGCCGAGAAGGCCGAGAAGGACGGCATGCCCAACATCGCCCGCCTGTTCCGCACCACGGCCCAGGCCGAACGCATCCACGCCGCGGGCCACTTCCAGGCCCTCGACGGCGTCGGCGACACCGTGGCCAACCTGAAGGCGGCCATCGGCGGCGAGACCTACGAGTTCGAGGACATGTACCCGCCGATGCTGGCCAAGGCCATCGAGGAGGACCACAAGGCCAAGCGCATGTTCGGCTTCGCGGTCGACGCCGAGCGGATCCACGCCGAACTCTACGCCAAGGCCCTCGCGGCGGCGGAGAAGGGCGAGGACCTCGCCGAGACGAACTTCTACCTGTGCCCGGTGTGCGGCCACATCGAGTTCGGCGCGGCGCCCGAGCGCTGCCCGATCTGCAACGTGCCGGCGTCGAAGTACGTGCAGGTCTAACAGCCGCACCGTCTTCTGGTTTTCGAGGCCGGGTCTCCACCGTGAGATCCGGCCTTTTTTTGCGCCCAGCAGGGGGTCTTCCGCCATTCCGGTCTTGACACCCTGAATTTTGTATATACAATGTCCTATACAGTAATTGTACGGAATGCGAACACCACGGGGTCACGACTCTGGCGCCGTTCGACCATAGACCATCGGGAGAAGCACCATGAAGACTCTCAAGAACCTGCTCATGATCTGCGCCCTGCTCGCCGTCGGCGTCGTCGGTGCGGGCTGCGCGGACGACGCGGCCCTGGACAAGGCCGTCCGCTAGGCGGCCGGGATTCGACGGAGGCGGTGCCGGGGTGGGGCGCCGTTCCTCCACACGAGGCGGGTCGCTGTGCGGCCCGCCTTGTCGTATCGTGGGAACCCGCGGCGCCCGAAGGCGGGCGCGGCCAACGAGGAGAGCAACGTGCGCGACCTGACCGCCAGCGAACTGCGCGACCATCTGGCCGCGGCGAACGAACCGCCGCTGCTGCTCGACGTGCGCGAAGAGTGGGAGTACGGGATCTGCCGCCTGGAGGGTTCCCTGCTGCTGCCCATGGGGCGCCTGCCGGCGGGCATCGCCCATCTGGAGCCGGCGCGGGAGACAGTCGTGATCTGCCACCACGGCATCCGCAGCCGCATGGTCGCGGCCTTCCTCGAACGCAGCGGGTTCACGCGCGTCATCAATCTCGCCGGCGGCGTGGCCGCCTGGGCGCGGGACGTCGATCCCGACATGCCCGTCTACTAGGCCGTCCGGCCGCGCCGGATCAGAACCGCACCGCCAGCCCGCCCGAGAAGGTGCGCCCCCCGTTGGGCAGCCCCACCTGGTCGTCGACCCGCGTGTTGAAGACGTTGTCGAGCCGCAGGTGGGCCTCGAGGCCGCGCGCCGGGCGGTCGAAGCGCCATCCCAGGCGCGCGTTCCACACCACGCCCGCCGGCAGGCGGCGCAGGCCGGACGGGTCGGTGGCGTCGGCGCTCCAGCGGGGGCCGGTGACGACGGCCTCGGCCAGGCCGTTGGGCCCGCGCGGCGGCGCCCAGTTCAGGCCGAGCCGCGAGAGGTAGTCGGGCCGGTCCTCGGCGGGGCGGTCGAAGTCGGCGTCGTCCTTCACCCGCGCGGCCAGGATGGTGTGCTGGGCCGCCAGGTCGAGGTCCGGGCCCAGGCCCCACGAACCGGCGAGCTCGATGCCCGGCACCCGGATCTCGGTCCGGTTCACGCGCTGGAACTGGCGCGCCGGATTGTCCAGGCTGATGCGCTCGATGCCGTCCTCGAGATAGAGCAGGAAGGCCGCCGCCTCGATGCGCCAGCGGGTGGCCACGCGCGCGTAGCCGGCCTCGTAGAGCACCTGCTGCTCGGGCGCGAGGTCGGGGTTGGGCACGAAGCGCCCGAGGGCGCCGCTGTACAGCTCGCGCAGGGAGGGGGCCCGCGTCCGGCGCGACGCCGCCAGGTGCGCCTCGGCGTTGCCGGGCAGGGGTCGGGTCAGGCGCGCGTTCCAGGTGCCGTGGCTGGCGGCCTCGTTGGCCGGCTGGGGGCCCGACTCGGGCGTGGCCACGTGGTCGATGCCCGCGCCCAGGCGAACCTGCCAGTCGGTCACGGGGTGGAACTCGAACTCGGCCACCAGCGAGGCCAGCCACTGGCTGTAGGCGTCGGTGGGGCCGCCCACGGTCAGGATCTCCCGATGGTGGGTGTAGCGGGCCGTGCCCTGCACCGCGAGCTGGGTCGTGTCGCCCAGCCAGTGGGTCAGGCGGGCCTTGCCGTAGCCGGTGCGGTCCCAGTTCTTCTCGTAGTCGTCGCCGGTCTGCAGTTCGGCGTCCCAGCCGTCGGGGCCGCGCGGGTCGATCTCCTGGCGGAAGAAGTCGGCGCTCAGGGCCGTCGCCAGATCCCAGCGCCCCTCGCGATCGAGGGGCACCTCGAGGGTCGCGCCGAGCAGCGCCCGCTCGCGCACGGGGTAGCGCCAGAAGCGGGCGTCGGCATCGGGCAGGTGCAGCTCGGCGGGCACGCCCTGCTCGGCCGTCCAGTAGGTGCCCAGCAGGCTCAGCCGCCCCACCTCCCGCACGGCGCGGCTGCCCCGCACGAGGGCCGCATACTGGCTCAGGTCGCTGTTCAGGCGGCGGTCCGAGCCGTCGCGCTCGACCGTGTCGCTGGGCAGGTTCACGGCGTTGCGCCCGTGCCAGCCGCCGGCGGCCAGCACGTCCCAGGCCCCGAGGCGGCCGTTGTGCTCGAGCTCGGTGCTGCCCAGGACGTGTTCGCCCACCGTGAAGGCGACCCGGTTGCGCGGGGCCCCGGGCTCGGGCGTCGGGGTCAGGATCTTCACGCTGCCGGCCAGCACGCCGGGACCGTCGAGGAGGGTCGTCAGGCCCCGCGTGCCCTCGAGCCGGCTCGTGCCGACGACGGGCACGATCCGCAGGTCGGCGCGCTCGTCCCAGGGCAGGTTCAGGGGAATGCCGTCGAGGAAGACCTGCACGTGCCGCTCCGGCGCCCCGCGGATCATCAGCGGCGTCTCGCCGCGGCTGTTGGTCACCACGCGCGCCGAGGGGATCAGGCCGGCGACGTCGGCCAGCGAGCCGGGGTCCTGCACCGCCAGGCGGGGCGCGTCGATGCGGGTCCGGTCCGGACTGGGCAGTTCGGCCTTCTCGCCGCTGACGGTCACCGCGGGCAGCACCGTCGTCAGGGAGTCGGCGGGTGCGCCCTCGGGCCCGGCGGCCATCGCGGGGGTGGCCGCGAGCAGGCCCAGCAGGGCGCAGACGCGGGCGCAGCGGGGAAACATCATCTCGACTCCTTGGGACCGAAGCCGTCCTTGTAGCGCAGGATGCGCGCGGGGTTGCCCGCGACGATGGCGCCGTCGGGCACGTCCTTCGTGACCACCGCGCCGGCGCCGATGACCGCGTGGGCGCCCACCTTCACGGGCATGATGGTGCAGTTGGAGCCGAGGCTGGCGTGGTCGCCGATGTAGGTGGGCTTCCACTTCTCCTTCTCCGGCTGGGGCGGCATGGTGTCGTTGATGAACATCACCCCGTGGCCCACGAAGACGTCGCTGCCGATGTGCACCATGTCGCAGATGAAGGTGTGGCTCTGGATCCGCGTGCGGTCGCCGATGGTCACGCCCTCCTGGATCTCGACGAAGTGGCCGACCATGCAGTCGCGGCCGACCTTGCAGCAGTACATGTTCACGAAGTTCCAGATCTTCGTGCCCTCGCCGATCTCGCAGTCGCGAATGAGTTGCTTTTCGTTGACGGGGTAGGTCATGATGTCTCCTTGACGGCGGTCGCCGGTGGGCGGGCCCCGCCCCGGGCGGGCGGGCCGGATTTCGGTGCCCCAAGTTAATACACGTGGAAGGAATCGTCTTGAGAAATGATCCGGACCCGGCGCCGAGCCTCGGCTGGTCGGACTTCGCCGCGGGCCGCCACCGCCCCGGCGGCAAGCACACCTGGTTCGGGGGCACGCCGGACGAGCTGCTCGACCGCGTGCGGGCGAACTGGTCGCAGCGCCGCCCGGGCGCCGGCCGCACGGGCCTGGACAAGGTCGTCGTCGTGCCGGTCGATCCGGCCGGTTTCGTGTCCAGCACGGTGCGCGTCGACGAGTCGACGACCCTGCACGCCGCCTTCGAGCGCCGCCAGGCCCACGAGGACGGCTACGTGCGCGTGACGGCCGCAGGTCCCCGCGAGCCGGCGGTTCACGCTTCGGTCGTGCTCTATTCCGCCGATACCCTGCTCGAGAACGGGGGCACCCGCAGCACCGACTGCGCCTGGGAGGTCGTCTGCCTCATCGCCGGCCCCTCGGCCGACGAGCCCATGGATCCCCTGACCATGGCCCGCAACATGCTCGCGAAGCCGGGCGGCACCTTCTGCGCCTACTCCGCCGAGCAGTTCGCCGAGGCCGTGTGGTACTGGGCGGCCCGGGCCTCGGCGCACGTGCCGCCGCGCGAGGCCGACTGATGTTCTTCATCTTCGGCTTCGGGCCGCGCACGAAGGACCTGGGTCCGGACGGGGAGCGCGACTGCCCGCATTGCCACAACCGCCGCACGTGGCGGCGCTGGGAACAGCGCAACTGGATCACCCTGTTCTTCGTCCCGGTGATCCCGCTCGGCGCCAAACGCATGACCCTGTGCCCCATCTGCGGGTACGGCCACGAGGAATGAGATGGCGAAACGGAAGTTCGGCACCAAGGCGGCCCTGAAGCGCCGCCTCGAACGCAGGGCCGAGGAGGCCGCGGAACTCGCCCGCAAGGAAACGGCCGCCGAGCCCCGCCCCCTCGACCCCCACTGCGAGCCCCTCCGCGACTACCTGCTGGCCAAGCCGGGCGCCGAGGAGGGCTATCCCTTCGGCGACCAGGTCATGGTCTTCAAGGTGGGCGGCAAGATCTTCGGCTTCCTCGCCTGGGAGGCGCGTCCGGTCTACGTGTCGGTCAAGTGCGATCCGGAGCGCTCGGTCGAGCTGCGCGAGCAGTACAGCGGCATCACCGGCGCCTACCACCTCAACAAGAAGCACTGGCACAGCATCACCATGGACGGCTCGGTCGACCTCGAGTTCGCCAAGGCGCTGATCGACGAGGGGTACGAGCTGATCGTGGCGAGTCTGCCGGCGAAGGACCGGGAGCGGTTGCGGGGGTTGTAGGCTCGTTGCGTCCGTCCGGTCGGCAGGTGCGCGTCGGGACCGCCAGAACGGGCGCCGGGCCGTTTGTGGGGAACCTCGCTCGGGCCTTCCGTGTAGGAGCCGCCTTTCGACCACCCCGCCTCGCGACCGGGATCACCGGCATCGCGGCGGCTCGCCGGCCACCCCCACGAAGGACTGTCTCCATGCTCCGCATAGCCCTGCTGCTCCTGGTGTCGATCGCCGCCTTCCCCGCCGCCGCCCAGGAAACCGGGTCGCTGCCGTTCCATCTGCCGACACCCGAGGGCTGGAAAACAGAAACGATCCCCTTCCCCCTCGGCTTCGCGCCCGATCTGGACTACGCCGGACTGGAGGAGCTGCGGTTCGCCCCCGGCATGTTCGACTCGACGGCGGTGGACTTCTGGACCTACACCTTCGTGTGGTGGGTCGAGCCCGACGCGGACTTCTCGGTCAGCCGTCTCGAAGGGGATCTTGTCGCCTACTGGGACGGACTGGCCGCCGCCGTCGGGCCGGGCCGCGGCTTCGAGATGGGTGAGCATGAATCGACGGTGAGACTCCGCACCGAACCCGACCCCGAGTCGGTCGGTCCGATGCAGATCAGCGGTACGGCCCACATCTTCGAACCCTTCGTCACCGGACGCCCGCTGGACCTGTATCTGGAGATCCGCATCGACAGGTGCGAGCAGCAGGACCGGCGGGTGATCTCCATCGCGGTCTCTCCGCAGCCCGCGAGCCACGCGGTGTGGTCGACCATGGGCGACATCTGGCGGGGATTCTCGTGCGAGGCCGGGTCCCGGGGCGATCACTGATTCCCGGCGGAGTCGCGCGACCCCGAGGCGTCAGAACGTCACCGGCGCCTCCATCCGGTTCCGCAGCAGGTCGCAGCTCAGGCACGAGTGCACGGGCCAGACGAGCACCAGATCGCCCGGCACGAGGCCGTCGGCGAGGCCGGCGTCGCAGCGCACGACCCCGTGCTCCTGGGACAGGCCCGTCAGGACGGTGCCGGACAGCACCTCGCCGAACCCGTCGCCGGCGACCGTGCCGAGCCGCCCGTAGCAGGGTTTCCCGTCGGGACCGGCCAGGCTCTCCTTCGACAGGTGCACCGCCCCGCCGTGGATCACGATCTCGCGCCGCTCCGGGTACACCCCGATCACCGGACACGCCACCGCCGCCGCGAGGTCGCCCGGCCCGCAGCTCCCGATCGCCAGTTGCATCAGGTCACAGAAGACGAAGTTGCCGGGCCGGATCTCGTCGCAGGCCGACAGGTCATCCACCAGGCTGCAGCAGGGCGTGTCGCCGAACGAGAGCGGCAGATCGGGGCGGTTCGCGGCCGCACGGATCGCCTGCAGGCGCATGATGGCCACGTCGTAGACGGCCTGGACGGCCCGCCGGCTCCGCGCCTCGTAGGCGTGCCCCGCGTGGGTGAGCAGGCCGGCCGGCGCCAGCGATCCGGTGCAGGCGGCCAGCACGGCGTCCAGGCGTTCGCCCTGGTCCCAGGCCAGGCCGGAGCGGCGGTAGCCCGTGTCGATCTTCACCGACACCGCCAGCGGCACGTCGGCGACGGCGGCCAGCGCGGCGGTCACGTCCGGATCGTCGACGAGGAGCCCGAGCCGGCCGCCCTGCTCGTGCAGGTGCCGGGCCAGGGCCAGCGCGCGCGGCGTCTCCAGCGGGTTGTGCAGGATGGCCACCGTCATGTCGCGCCAGCCGAGGTCGGCGAAATGGTGCGCCATGTCGAGGCTCGAGACGGTGATGCGGTCGACGCCGGCGTCGGCGAACCAGCGCCCGACGGCGCCCGACTGGTGGGTCTTGAAGTGGGGGCGGAAGGCGGCGCCGGCCGCGCGGGCGCGCGCGGCCATGCGCGCGATGTTGGCCCGGGCCCGGGCCTCGTCGAGAAGCAGGGTCGGGCGGGTCACGCCGCGGGCCTGCAGGATTTCGCTGGTGGTGCGCAACATGAAGGCAGTCTAGCACGTCCGGCGGGTTTGACCGTTGCCAATTCGCCGCGCTTGATCGATCCTGAGGCGCAGGAGGGTTCCCATGAAATGCCCCGTCTGCCGCGTGCCGACCTTCGTGGTCGAGTACGACAACATCGAACTGGACCTCTGCGCCGGCTGCGACGGCGTGTGGTTCGACGCCGGCGAGCTCGAGCTGCTGCTCGACGACCGCCACGCCGTCCTCGCGGCGGCCGACACCGACGAGGCGGGCCGCGACTGCCCCATCTGTCGCCGCCGCATGGACAAGGTGAATATCGGCCCCGGACACCGTGTACTCATCGACAGCTGCCCGGACGGGTGCGGCCTGTGGTTCGACGCCCACGAGCTGGGCGACCTCACGGCCGACCTGGCGGCCAGCGGCTGGCAGGTCCCGCCGGACGTCCGGCGCTTCCTGAGCGAGATGTTTCCCCAGAAAGGTGAAGAATCATGCTAGCAGTGCCCCTGATGATCATCCTCGGCCTGATCGTCGTTGTCGTGGTGTGGGTGATCGGGATCTACAACTCCCTGGTCGGGCTGCGCAACCGGGTCAAGGAGGCCTGGGCCCAGGTCGACGTGCAGCTGAAGCGCCGCTTCGACCTGATCCCGAACCTGATGGAGACGGTGAAGGGGTACATGAGCCACGAGCGGGAGACCCTCGAGGCCGTGACCCAGGCCCGCGCGGCCGTGGCCGGAGCCGGCTCGGGCGACGTGGGGGCCCGCATGCAGGCCGAAGGCGCGCTGGGCATGGCCCTCGGCCGCCTGCTCGCCGTGAGCGAGGCGTATCCCGACCTGAAGGCCAGCACGAACTTCCTCGCCCTGCAGGAGGAACTGACGAGCACCGAGAACAAGATCGGTTTCGCCCGCCAGTTCTACAACGAGAGCGTCATGAACATGAACAACAAGGTGCAGATGTTCCCCGGGAACATCATCGCCGGCATGTTCAACTTCCAGCAGGAGAAGTTCTTCGAGGTGACCGACGAGGCCCAGCGCGAGGCCCCGAAGGTCAGCTTCGACAAGTAGTCTTCCGAAAGCGCGGCGACACACATGTGGGAACAGATCGCGGCCAACCGGCGCAAGTCGATCGTCCTGGTGACGATGATGGGCCTGCTGCTCGGCGCCCTCGGCTTCTTCGGCGGCGTGGCCTTCCTCGGGCGGGACGGGGGCGGCCTCGCCGGCCTCGTCCTGGCCCTGGTGGTGTGGGCGATCATGACGGCCACGGCCTGGTTCCAGGGCGACAACGTGATGCTGTCGGTGGCGCGGGCGAAGAAGGTGGCGCCGGGCGACCTGCCCATGCTCCACAACATCGTCGAGGAGATGACCCTCGCCGCGGGCCTGCCGAAGATCCCCGCCCTGTACGTCATCGACGACCCCGCGCCCAACGCCTTCGCCACCGGGCGCACGCCCGAGACGGCGGCGGTGGCCGTCACCAGCGGCCTGCTGCGCACCCTCGACCGCGACGAGCTGCAGGGCGTGATCGCCCATGAGATGGCCCACGTGCGCAACCGCGACATCCAGCTCATGCTCTTCGCGGGCGTGCTGGCGGGCGCCATCGTCATCCTCTCGGAGATCGGCCTGCGCGGCATGTGGTTCGGCGGCGGCCGCAGCCGCAGCCGGCGCGACGGCGGCGGCGACTCGGGAGCCATCTTCGCCGTGATCGCCGTGGTGCTGATGATCCTGGCCCCGATCCTTTCGCAGCTCATCTACTTCGCCGTCAGCCGCAAGCGCGAGTACCTGGCCGACGCTTCGGCGGCCACCTTCACGCGCTACCCCGAGGGCCTGGCCCGGGCGCTGGAGAAGATCGCCGGTGACTCGCACAAGCTGGGCAACGTGACGAGTGCGACTGCGCCGAACTACATCATCAACCCGCTGAAGCGGAGCGGAAAGATGGCGGCGAACGCCACCAGCACCCACCCGCCCATCGACGAGCGCATCCGCATCCTGCGCAGCATGGGCGGCGGGGCGAGCTTCCGGGCCTACGACGAGAGCTACCGCAAGGTGAGGGGGGGCGGGGGCGTGATCCCGGGCTCGGCGCTGAAGGACGATGCCGGCGCCGCAGCCGCGCCGCGCCGGGAGGCCCCGCGGCCGGAACCGGCGGCCCGGAAGGTGCGCGCCCGCGAGGTGGACGACTTCCTCTACGGCAAGGAAGGCTACCGCCGCATCCCGTGCGCCTGCGGCACCGTCCTGAAGATCCCGCCCGGCTTCGCCTCGCCGGGGGCCAAGTGCCCGCGGTGCGGGACGGTGCACAAGATCTAGGGACCGCGGTGCGGGACGGTTCACAAGATCCAGTGCCCGCGGCTTCCCTCCGGATCCATCGGGGCAGACCCGCTTTCGGCTCGGCCGCGAAGCGGGCCCGCCGCCCCGCCTCGGGTGCCCTAACGGTCTGCCGCCTATCGGGTCGGCGCAGTGGTTCGGGGAGCAGATCCGGTGAAAACGGATGGAATACCGATCCTCCGGCCTCCCAGCACTTCTTCCTAGCGGATGAGCGCCATGGCGCCGGTAGCGATCTCGTCGTCGGCGATCACGCGGTACCAGTACACGCCCGAGGGCGCCGCCAGCCCGGCGTCGTCGCATCCGTTCCAGACCAGTTCCTGCGGGCCGGTCGCCAGTCGACGCGAGCCGAAGCTCCGGACCTTGCGGCCACGGGCATCGACGATCTCGACGCGCACGTCGGCCGCCGCCGCCAGGACGAACGTCAGGACGGTGCGGGGGTTGAACGGGTTGGGATGGTTGGCGACGTGCGAGATCCGACTGCCGGGCACCTCGGGAGCGTCGGCGACGTAGGGGATCCAGCTGCCGACCACGTTGTCGAATTCGTCGAATTCGGCGGCGTCGTCGCCGGCGTCGAGGCGGACGAGCACCAGATCGCCAGGGGCAGCCGGAACAGAGAACGATACGGAGGCGAACAGGTCGCACGCGCACTTGTCGAAGAGGAAATCCCCCAGTTCCACACGAATGGTCTTGCACTCGCCGGTGGGACAGCCGCCGTCACACGGAGGCGCCGAGCCGATATAGCAACTCAGGCCGCCCGCGACCACTTCCGTCTCGACGTCCGTCGCGTCGACCAGGATGCCGTTGACTTCAACGGCCATTTCCGTTGCCACCGAGGGCGAGAAGTCCTGGCCCACGGCAAGGTGATACTCGAGAACGCCTGTGGCCACGCCGTCCTCGACGGTCAGCGTCAGGGCGGTGGCGGTGAAGTCCAACTGCGGGTCAGTCGGCAGCCCGGCAGGCGCTGCGGTGGCGATGAAGACCACCGCCTGGTCGCCGTCGATCTCCTCGTCGTGGCCGGCGAAGTGGGCGCGGGCGACCAGTATGCCGCCGAACTCGCCGTAGCCATCGGTGTCGAAGCTGACGGCCCAGCCGTCGGTCGGGTCGGTGTCGGATCCGAGAAGTTCGCCGAACTCAGGCGATGGCGGCAGGTCCTCGCCGCGGGTCAGATAGAGGTCTATGCCCAGGAGCGGATCGGCACTTGCGATGTCGAAGTCCACGGTGACCATGTCGCCGGCCGCGATCCGCAGGAAGGGCAGCCCGAGCAGGCGGCCGTACCCGCTGCTCGACGGGGCGACCGCGACGTTGATGTCGCCCTTCTGCGCGTCCCACTTCTTGAGACAGTCCCGTACGCAGAGATAGAAGTCCCAGGAAAGGTCGCTGTAGCTGCCCAGGCAGTCCTGGATGCAGTCGTGCATCTCGGTCATGGTGTCGGCCTGGGCGGGAAGAGCGAAGAGCAGGACGCAGATCGCGATCAGGAGTGACTTCATGGCGCACATCCTTTGTGGTCAGGGAGCGCAGCGGAAACCGGAGTCATTCTATCTGAATCAGATCGGCGGTGTCAACGGGGCTGGACAAGGTTGCGGACCGGTCCTGGCGGGAGTCGACGACACGGGTCGGAGCCGCGGCCGGAGGCGGCCCGCGTCGACGGCCTCGATCCGCGCAGCCACCGCACTACGTGGCGTCCACCGTCCCGGGCAGCAGGTCCGCCAGCACGGCGCACAGGTGTTCGCTGTCGATGGGCTTGGGCACGTACCCGTCCATGCCCGCATCCAGGCAGCGATCCATGTCGGAGCTCAGGGCGTGGGCGGTGACCCCGATGATGGGCAGATGGCGCCCGGCGACCGCCTCATCGCGCCGGATCCTGCGGGTCATCTCCAGGCCGTCCATGAGCGGCATCTGCACATCCGTGAGGATCACGTCGTAGGTGTCGCGTCGGGAGGCGACCAGACCCTCCTGGCCGTTGGCCGCCATCGTGACGTTGCAGCCGAGCTTGCGGAGCA includes these proteins:
- a CDS encoding DinB family protein — its product is MRLPAPAPDTPTLDQLRTAFGHAGPDTPGRWGSMTCTQMVRHCRKFIDLYLGRVAVPLPMRLLARLLGPLFLRRALAKSPTATPRNLKTLPGIRSGATPAGEFEAERTKLLAAFDEVAALSGTHDHPLYGRMDAGDVVNLIRHHTAHHANQFGLLGGS
- a CDS encoding rubrerythrin family protein, with amino-acid sequence MPNTTENLKEAFAGESQAFQKYTSFAEKAEKDGMPNIARLFRTTAQAERIHAAGHFQALDGVGDTVANLKAAIGGETYEFEDMYPPMLAKAIEEDHKAKRMFGFAVDAERIHAELYAKALAAAEKGEDLAETNFYLCPVCGHIEFGAAPERCPICNVPASKYVQV
- a CDS encoding sulfurtransferase, translated to MRDLTASELRDHLAAANEPPLLLDVREEWEYGICRLEGSLLLPMGRLPAGIAHLEPARETVVICHHGIRSRMVAAFLERSGFTRVINLAGGVAAWARDVDPDMPVY
- a CDS encoding TonB-dependent receptor yields the protein MMFPRCARVCALLGLLAATPAMAAGPEGAPADSLTTVLPAVTVSGEKAELPSPDRTRIDAPRLAVQDPGSLADVAGLIPSARVVTNSRGETPLMIRGAPERHVQVFLDGIPLNLPWDERADLRIVPVVGTSRLEGTRGLTTLLDGPGVLAGSVKILTPTPEPGAPRNRVAFTVGEHVLGSTELEHNGRLGAWDVLAAGGWHGRNAVNLPSDTVERDGSDRRLNSDLSQYAALVRGSRAVREVGRLSLLGTYWTAEQGVPAELHLPDADARFWRYPVRERALLGATLEVPLDREGRWDLATALSADFFRQEIDPRGPDGWDAELQTGDDYEKNWDRTGYGKARLTHWLGDTTQLAVQGTARYTHHREILTVGGPTDAYSQWLASLVAEFEFHPVTDWQVRLGAGIDHVATPESGPQPANEAASHGTWNARLTRPLPGNAEAHLAASRRTRAPSLRELYSGALGRFVPNPDLAPEQQVLYEAGYARVATRWRIEAAAFLLYLEDGIERISLDNPARQFQRVNRTEIRVPGIELAGSWGLGPDLDLAAQHTILAARVKDDADFDRPAEDRPDYLSRLGLNWAPPRGPNGLAEAVVTGPRWSADATDPSGLRRLPAGVVWNARLGWRFDRPARGLEAHLRLDNVFNTRVDDQVGLPNGGRTFSGGLAVRF
- a CDS encoding N-acetyltransferase, encoding MTYPVNEKQLIRDCEIGEGTKIWNFVNMYCCKVGRDCMVGHFVEIQEGVTIGDRTRIQSHTFICDMVHIGSDVFVGHGVMFINDTMPPQPEKEKWKPTYIGDHASLGSNCTIMPVKVGAHAVIGAGAVVTKDVPDGAIVAGNPARILRYKDGFGPKESR
- a CDS encoding DUF3228 family protein, which produces MRNDPDPAPSLGWSDFAAGRHRPGGKHTWFGGTPDELLDRVRANWSQRRPGAGRTGLDKVVVVPVDPAGFVSSTVRVDESTTLHAAFERRQAHEDGYVRVTAAGPREPAVHASVVLYSADTLLENGGTRSTDCAWEVVCLIAGPSADEPMDPLTMARNMLAKPGGTFCAYSAEQFAEAVWYWAARASAHVPPREAD
- a CDS encoding zinc-ribbon domain-containing protein, translating into MFFIFGFGPRTKDLGPDGERDCPHCHNRRTWRRWEQRNWITLFFVPVIPLGAKRMTLCPICGYGHEE
- a CDS encoding MmcQ/YjbR family DNA-binding protein; the encoded protein is MAKRKFGTKAALKRRLERRAEEAAELARKETAAEPRPLDPHCEPLRDYLLAKPGAEEGYPFGDQVMVFKVGGKIFGFLAWEARPVYVSVKCDPERSVELREQYSGITGAYHLNKKHWHSITMDGSVDLEFAKALIDEGYELIVASLPAKDRERLRGL